The Dermochelys coriacea isolate rDerCor1 chromosome 12, rDerCor1.pri.v4, whole genome shotgun sequence genome has a window encoding:
- the MPHOSPH6 gene encoding M-phase phosphoprotein 6 encodes MAGEVKTRLSKNLLRMKFMQRGLDSETKKQLEEEEKKIISEEHWYLDLPELKEKESFIIEERSFMPCEDLLYGRMSFKGFNPEVEKLMIQMNSRYKKEEIEADDTAEADVSDEEMARRYETLVRTIGKKFLKKRDQRVLQGEDENSNMRPSKAKKMFLKPQD; translated from the exons TTTATGCAAAGAGGATTGGATTCAGAAACCAAAAAACAActagaagaggaggaaaagaagataATCAGTGAAGAGCACTGGTATCTGGATTTACCAGAACTCAAGGAAAAGGA GAGTTTTATAATAGAAGAGAGAAGCTTTATGCCATGTGAAGACCTACTTTATGGCAGAATGTCCTTTAAAGGTTTCAATCCAGAAGTTGAG AAGTTAATGATCCAAATGAACTCTAGGTACAAGAAAGAAGAAATTGAAGCAGACGATACAGCCGAGGCTGATGTATCAGATGAAGAAATGGCCAGAAG atATGAAACCTTAGTCAGAACTATCGGGAAGAAATTCTTGAAAAAGAGAGACCAGCGTGTGCTACAGGGTGAAGATGAGAACAGTAACATGAGACCTAGCAAAGCgaagaaaatgttcttaaaacccCAGGATTGA